Proteins from one Hymenobacter gelipurpurascens genomic window:
- a CDS encoding M13 family metallopeptidase produces MHFPFTLRPWLLAAPMLGLVFTACQSGGKSGAAQTDLLQANLDTTVRPGDDFFTYANGAWLKAHPIPASESSWGIGKEVQNEVYARLRALNEEAAKANAKAGSSQQKIGDFWASGLDSVTIDKQGIAPLKPELDRIAAIKSVADVQAVIARHKVLGVNSLIGGYVGQDAKNSDKMAMHLYQAGLGLPNRDYYFNKDTRTSNIRKEYVRHVARMLQLLGQDSVTAQRHSAQIMQLETALAGSSRKLEALRDPYANYNKMPVAGLSKLTPGLDWKPWLAQMELGKVDTVIVGQPEFYQKAGQLLKSTPLEQWQAYLQWHLVHSFAGQLSHPVDNENFRFYGTILQGQKEQRPRWKRVLDEEEGGMGEILGQLFVKEYFTPETKERYAKLTQNVVAAFREHIQALDWMSDSTKQKALVKLTKIAPKVGYPDKWRDYSSLNITRDSYLGNVMRANEWQYRYNINKLGKPVDRTEWEMTPQTYNAYYNPSNNEIVLPAAIFSVPGLADKDADDAIIYGYAGASTIGHELTHGFDDEGSQFDEKGNLRNWWSKKDRAAFQQRVNSIVRQFNGYTVLDSLHINGKATAGENIADLGGIVIAFDAFKKTDQYKKGEKIGGLTPTQRYFLGYALGWQNHQRDEVLAQRILTDVHSPAQYRVNGPFADVPAFYEAFNVKPGQKLYLADSARVKIW; encoded by the coding sequence ATGCACTTCCCTTTTACTCTGCGGCCCTGGCTGCTGGCTGCGCCGATGCTCGGTCTGGTGTTCACGGCCTGTCAATCCGGCGGCAAGTCTGGCGCGGCCCAGACCGATCTGCTCCAGGCCAACCTCGACACCACCGTACGCCCCGGCGACGACTTCTTCACGTACGCTAACGGCGCCTGGCTCAAGGCTCACCCTATTCCGGCGTCTGAAAGCTCATGGGGCATTGGGAAGGAAGTGCAGAACGAGGTGTACGCCCGCCTGCGCGCCCTCAACGAGGAAGCCGCCAAAGCCAATGCCAAAGCCGGCAGCAGCCAACAGAAAATCGGCGACTTCTGGGCATCAGGCCTTGATTCCGTGACGATTGACAAGCAAGGCATCGCGCCCCTGAAGCCGGAGCTGGACCGAATTGCGGCCATCAAATCAGTAGCGGATGTGCAGGCGGTTATTGCGCGCCACAAGGTGCTGGGTGTGAACTCGCTGATTGGCGGCTATGTAGGCCAGGATGCCAAGAACAGCGACAAAATGGCCATGCACCTGTACCAGGCTGGCCTGGGTCTGCCCAACCGCGACTACTACTTCAATAAGGACACCCGCACCAGCAACATCCGCAAGGAGTACGTGCGCCACGTAGCGCGCATGTTGCAGCTGCTAGGCCAGGACTCCGTGACGGCCCAGCGCCACAGTGCCCAGATTATGCAGCTGGAAACGGCCTTGGCCGGCTCCTCGCGCAAGCTGGAAGCCCTCCGCGACCCGTACGCCAACTACAACAAAATGCCGGTAGCCGGCCTGAGCAAGCTCACCCCTGGCCTCGATTGGAAACCCTGGCTGGCCCAGATGGAGCTGGGTAAAGTAGATACCGTGATTGTAGGCCAGCCCGAGTTCTACCAGAAGGCCGGGCAGCTGCTGAAGTCTACACCCCTTGAGCAGTGGCAGGCCTATCTGCAGTGGCACCTCGTGCACAGCTTCGCCGGCCAGCTCAGCCACCCGGTTGACAATGAGAACTTCCGTTTCTACGGCACCATTCTGCAGGGCCAGAAAGAGCAGCGTCCCCGCTGGAAGCGCGTGCTGGATGAGGAAGAAGGCGGCATGGGCGAAATCCTGGGTCAGCTTTTCGTGAAGGAATACTTCACCCCCGAAACCAAGGAGCGCTATGCCAAGCTAACGCAGAACGTGGTGGCCGCCTTCCGCGAGCATATTCAAGCGCTGGATTGGATGAGCGACTCCACCAAGCAAAAGGCCCTGGTGAAGCTGACCAAAATCGCCCCGAAAGTAGGCTACCCCGACAAGTGGCGCGACTATTCCTCGCTCAACATCACGCGCGATTCTTACCTCGGGAACGTGATGCGGGCCAACGAGTGGCAGTACCGCTACAACATCAACAAGCTGGGCAAGCCCGTTGACCGCACTGAGTGGGAAATGACGCCCCAGACCTACAATGCCTACTACAACCCCAGCAACAACGAAATCGTGTTGCCGGCCGCCATCTTCTCCGTACCTGGCTTAGCCGACAAAGACGCCGACGACGCCATCATCTACGGCTACGCGGGCGCCAGCACTATCGGCCACGAGCTGACCCACGGCTTCGACGACGAGGGCAGCCAGTTTGATGAGAAAGGCAACCTGCGCAACTGGTGGAGCAAGAAAGACCGCGCCGCCTTCCAGCAGCGCGTAAACAGCATCGTGCGCCAGTTTAATGGCTACACCGTGCTTGATTCTTTGCACATCAATGGCAAGGCCACGGCCGGTGAGAACATTGCCGACTTGGGCGGCATCGTCATTGCCTTCGATGCCTTCAAGAAAACCGACCAGTACAAGAAAGGCGAGAAAATTGGGGGCCTCACCCCTACCCAGCGCTACTTCCTGGGCTACGCCTTGGGCTGGCAGAACCATCAGCGCGATGAGGTGCTGGCCCAGCGCATCCTCACCGATGTACACTCTCCGGCTCAGTACCGCGTAAACGGCCCCTTCGCCGACGTGCCGGCCTTCTATGAAGCTTTCAATGTGAAGCCCGGCCAGAAGCTGTATCTGGCTGATTCTGCGCGTGTAAAAATCTGGTAG
- the arfB gene encoding alternative ribosome rescue aminoacyl-tRNA hydrolase ArfB has product MLPPADAFLPELQFQTSRSSGPGGQNVNKVESRVELRFSIPASQLLTEEQKETLLQKLASKLTTESELLISAQEDRSQLRNKEIAVQKFYETLRKALHKPKARKATKPSKGAVRQRLESKKKHGDKKANRGRVDF; this is encoded by the coding sequence ATGCTTCCTCCCGCCGACGCCTTTCTTCCCGAGCTTCAGTTCCAGACCAGCCGTAGCAGTGGCCCCGGGGGACAGAACGTGAACAAAGTAGAGTCCAGGGTAGAATTGCGGTTTAGCATTCCGGCTTCTCAGCTACTAACGGAGGAACAAAAGGAAACGCTGCTGCAAAAGCTGGCTTCCAAATTGACCACGGAGAGCGAGCTACTTATCTCGGCGCAGGAAGACCGCAGCCAACTGCGCAACAAGGAAATTGCTGTGCAGAAGTTCTACGAAACCCTGCGCAAAGCTCTGCACAAGCCTAAAGCCCGCAAAGCCACCAAGCCAAGCAAAGGCGCCGTGCGGCAGAGGCTGGAGTCCAAGAAAAAGCATGGCGACAAAAAAGCCAATCGTGGTCGGGTTGACTTCTAG
- a CDS encoding cyanophycinase, giving the protein MSDLSVVPLGTLVALGGGDDDALLALLSDMLPTPDAPLEIVTVASPNASRTASAYEKAFRELGCRNAHHLTINEHYRADAPATLRRLRRASLVFFSGGDQERITDFLQHTEFLTILRERYQQDAAFIVAGTSAGAAALPDIMLVAGYGWRALRKGGIQTKPGLGLLPRVLIDQHFVERGRFGRLAHALLTHSMCLGLGLSEETGVIIRGGQEAEVFGDGIVMVVDGHQLTGSNLGRIGRGEPVSGQNLRVHLLVAGQRLNLETRELISAEGQTFQEEADVR; this is encoded by the coding sequence ATGTCTGATCTGTCCGTTGTGCCACTTGGTACGCTCGTCGCCCTGGGTGGAGGCGATGATGATGCGCTGCTGGCGCTACTCAGCGACATGCTGCCGACGCCAGATGCGCCGCTGGAAATTGTTACGGTAGCCTCGCCCAATGCTTCCCGCACCGCCTCGGCCTATGAGAAAGCCTTCCGCGAACTGGGTTGCCGCAACGCCCATCACCTCACCATCAACGAGCATTACCGCGCCGATGCGCCCGCTACGTTGCGCCGCCTGCGCCGCGCCAGCCTCGTGTTCTTCAGTGGCGGCGACCAGGAGCGCATCACCGATTTTCTGCAGCACACCGAGTTCCTGACCATTCTGCGCGAACGGTACCAGCAGGATGCCGCTTTCATAGTGGCTGGTACCAGTGCCGGTGCCGCCGCCCTGCCCGATATAATGCTGGTGGCGGGCTACGGCTGGCGCGCCTTGCGCAAAGGCGGCATCCAGACGAAGCCTGGCCTAGGCCTGTTGCCGCGGGTGCTCATTGATCAGCACTTTGTGGAGCGCGGCCGCTTCGGGCGGTTGGCCCACGCTCTGCTTACGCACTCCATGTGCTTGGGGCTAGGCCTGTCGGAAGAAACCGGCGTCATTATCCGGGGCGGCCAGGAGGCAGAAGTGTTTGGTGATGGCATTGTGATGGTGGTGGATGGCCACCAACTGACGGGCAGCAACCTGGGCCGCATTGGGCGCGGCGAGCCGGTAAGCGGCCAGAATCTGCGCGTGCACCTGCTGGTAGCCGGGCAGCGCCTCAACCTCGAAACCCGGGAGCTGATTTCGGCAGAGGGGCAAACATTTCAGGAAGAAGCCGACGTGCGCTAG
- a CDS encoding nuclear transport factor 2 family protein, which yields MHPNEELLHRFYQAFQRREYATMAACYHPEATFDDAAFALRGTDIGLMWRMLCERGKDLQLTYTGVTADDHVGHANWDAHYTFSQTNRKVHNHVPAHFTFRDNLILTHHDDFNFWRWSRQALGPMGWLLGWSAFLKNKVRTSARQGLEAYKAQLLKA from the coding sequence ATGCACCCGAACGAAGAACTTTTGCATCGTTTCTACCAGGCGTTTCAGCGCCGTGAGTATGCGACCATGGCCGCGTGCTACCACCCCGAGGCCACCTTCGATGATGCGGCCTTCGCCCTCCGGGGAACTGATATAGGGCTGATGTGGCGCATGCTCTGTGAGCGTGGCAAAGACCTGCAGCTCACCTATACGGGCGTAACCGCCGATGACCACGTAGGCCACGCCAACTGGGATGCGCACTACACCTTTTCACAAACTAACCGAAAGGTGCATAACCATGTGCCAGCTCATTTCACCTTCCGGGATAACCTCATCCTGACGCACCACGATGACTTCAACTTCTGGCGCTGGTCGAGGCAGGCGCTGGGCCCGATGGGGTGGCTGCTGGGCTGGTCGGCGTTTCTTAAGAATAAGGTCCGCACTTCTGCCCGCCAAGGGCTGGAGGCCTACAAAGCACAGCTGCTGAAAGCATAA
- a CDS encoding OmpP1/FadL family transporter, with translation MTFKSLLLVGGALLTGTAASAGGYQVTLAGQKNNGMGGVGVGLSLDQAAMFYNPGALAMVKDRGVQVGVNATIARQAFRAEAGGTQRELQTTTSTPFNLYAGFGPTEGKFRAGIAVYTPFGSQLKYADGWEGRFALTDIDLKAIYVQPTASYAITDQLSVGAGLMILAHGSVNLQRDIPAQNSAGEFGHIELDGKADTKFGYNVGLFYKPSDKLSVGLSYRSKINATVKDGDVTFSGLSNTAAASFQAKKFGATLPLPATASVGIGVTPNEKLTLGFDVNWVEWSAYETLNFTFDAPVNGASTSTSKRYYEDALTFRLGGQYQVTSGLTVRAGAAYDNSPVRDGFVTPETPDADRRTATIGASYKFGEHFGLDLSAQYVNLKKRTETQSDLINNGTTDRVAGTYKTIAVVPGVGLNYTF, from the coding sequence ATGACTTTTAAATCTCTACTCCTCGTGGGTGGTGCGCTACTTACGGGTACGGCGGCCTCGGCGGGTGGCTATCAGGTGACGCTGGCCGGTCAGAAAAACAACGGCATGGGCGGCGTAGGTGTGGGGCTTTCCCTTGATCAGGCCGCTATGTTCTACAACCCCGGCGCACTGGCTATGGTGAAAGACCGCGGCGTGCAGGTGGGCGTAAACGCTACCATTGCGCGCCAGGCGTTCCGGGCCGAGGCTGGCGGCACGCAGCGTGAGCTACAAACCACTACTTCTACTCCCTTCAACCTCTACGCCGGCTTCGGCCCGACGGAAGGTAAATTCCGGGCTGGTATTGCCGTATACACGCCCTTCGGCTCGCAGCTGAAGTACGCTGATGGTTGGGAAGGCCGCTTTGCCCTCACCGACATCGACCTGAAGGCGATTTATGTGCAGCCCACCGCCAGCTACGCCATTACCGATCAGCTGAGCGTAGGCGCAGGCCTGATGATTCTGGCGCATGGCTCCGTAAACCTGCAGCGCGATATTCCTGCCCAGAACTCGGCCGGAGAGTTTGGCCACATTGAGCTCGATGGCAAGGCTGACACCAAATTTGGCTACAACGTAGGCCTGTTCTACAAGCCTTCGGATAAGTTGAGCGTTGGCCTGAGCTACCGCTCCAAAATCAACGCCACGGTAAAAGATGGGGACGTAACGTTCTCGGGCCTCTCAAATACTGCTGCTGCCAGCTTCCAGGCGAAGAAATTCGGGGCTACGCTGCCACTGCCTGCTACAGCCAGCGTAGGTATCGGCGTAACGCCGAATGAGAAACTGACTCTTGGCTTTGATGTAAACTGGGTAGAGTGGAGCGCTTACGAGACGCTGAACTTCACGTTTGATGCACCAGTAAACGGCGCTAGCACCAGCACCTCGAAGCGTTATTACGAAGACGCCCTGACCTTCCGCCTCGGTGGCCAATACCAGGTTACCAGCGGCCTGACCGTACGTGCCGGTGCTGCTTACGACAACTCGCCCGTGCGTGACGGCTTCGTAACGCCCGAAACGCCAGATGCTGACCGTCGGACGGCTACCATCGGTGCTTCTTACAAGTTCGGTGAGCATTTCGGTCTAGACCTGAGCGCCCAGTACGTTAACCTGAAGAAGCGTACTGAAACTCAGTCTGACCTGATCAACAACGGCACTACGGACCGTGTGGCCGGTACTTACAAGACGATTGCCGTTGTGCCCGGTGTAGGCCTCAATTACACTTTCTAG
- the mgtE gene encoding magnesium transporter, translating to MNQHPTTEHITSLIQEGEFFKLKELLKNFEPAELVELIDEEEEREQLIIFRLLPLSLATQVFEYLDLDIQKHFLANLSQDKISDILNEMSPDDRTALLEFLPDDFVKELIQTLSEPERKVTLELLGYPEYSVGRLMTPDYIAIRESWTVQQILDYIRRHGGQSETLSVLYVTDERGVLVDDIGIREVLLADPQKRVTELMDRRYVFLKAMQDQEEAIEVFRRNNRVALPVVNDDGVLFGIVTIDDILDIREEEDTEDIQKLGGSEALDEPYLDTPIWKMVKKRAGWLVILLIGEMLTTSAMHHFEDDLQKAAVLGLFIPLIISAGGNAGSQATSLIIRAMSLGEFTLSDWWIVMRREIISGLALGGILGVVGALRIVLWANYIDPGYFGPYWQLIAVTVGFSLLGIVLWGALSGAMLPMLLRKLGLDPATSSAPFVATLVDVTGLIIYFSVATFVLSGTLL from the coding sequence ATGAATCAGCACCCGACTACCGAACACATTACGTCCCTGATTCAGGAGGGCGAGTTTTTCAAGCTCAAGGAACTCCTCAAAAATTTTGAGCCGGCCGAGTTGGTCGAGCTGATTGACGAAGAGGAAGAACGGGAACAGCTGATTATCTTCCGGTTGCTGCCACTAAGTTTGGCCACGCAGGTATTCGAATACCTCGATCTGGATATTCAGAAGCACTTTCTGGCTAACCTCTCGCAGGATAAAATTTCGGACATTCTCAACGAGATGTCGCCGGATGACCGGACGGCCTTGCTGGAATTCCTGCCCGATGACTTCGTAAAAGAGCTGATTCAGACGCTCTCGGAGCCGGAGCGCAAGGTAACGCTGGAGTTGCTGGGCTACCCCGAGTACTCGGTGGGCCGCCTCATGACGCCCGACTACATTGCCATTCGGGAAAGCTGGACGGTGCAGCAGATTCTGGACTACATCCGCCGGCACGGCGGGCAGTCGGAAACCCTGAGCGTGCTCTACGTAACGGACGAGCGGGGCGTGCTGGTAGACGACATCGGTATTCGGGAGGTACTGCTGGCCGACCCGCAGAAGCGCGTGACCGAGCTCATGGACCGCCGCTACGTGTTCCTGAAAGCTATGCAGGACCAGGAAGAAGCTATTGAGGTGTTTCGGCGCAACAACCGCGTGGCCCTGCCCGTTGTGAACGACGACGGTGTGCTGTTCGGCATCGTGACCATCGACGACATCCTCGACATTCGAGAAGAGGAAGACACCGAAGATATCCAGAAACTGGGTGGTTCGGAGGCCCTCGATGAGCCGTACCTCGATACGCCCATTTGGAAGATGGTGAAGAAGCGGGCTGGCTGGCTCGTGATTCTGCTCATCGGTGAGATGCTGACCACCTCGGCCATGCACCACTTCGAGGATGACTTACAGAAGGCGGCCGTACTAGGCCTGTTTATCCCGCTCATTATTTCGGCGGGCGGCAACGCGGGCTCCCAGGCCACTTCGCTCATCATCCGGGCCATGAGCCTTGGCGAGTTTACGCTCAGCGACTGGTGGATTGTAATGCGCCGCGAAATCATTTCGGGGCTGGCGCTGGGTGGTATTCTGGGCGTGGTGGGCGCCTTACGCATCGTACTGTGGGCTAATTACATCGACCCAGGCTACTTTGGGCCGTACTGGCAGCTGATTGCCGTTACGGTAGGCTTCTCGCTGCTGGGCATTGTGCTGTGGGGGGCACTATCTGGCGCCATGCTTCCCATGCTGCTGCGGAAACTAGGCCTCGACCCGGCTACGTCTTCGGCGCCGTTCGTGGCTACGCTGGTAGACGTTACCGGCCTGATTATCTACTTCTCAGTAGCAACGTTCGTGCTAAGCGGCACTTTGCTGTAG